One Aliidiomarina minuta genomic region harbors:
- a CDS encoding ribose-phosphate pyrophosphokinase: MPDMKLFAGNATPELARKIADRLYIKLGEADVGRFSDGEISVQINENVRGADVFIIQSTCSPTNDNLMELIVMVDALRRASAGRITAVMPYFGYARQDRRVRSARVPITAKVVADFLSSVGVDRVLTVDLHAEQIQGFFDVPVDNVFGSPVLLEHMMQQTFKDPVMVSPDIGGVVRARAMAKLMDDADLAIIDKRRPKANESQVMHIIGDVAGRDCIMVDDMIDTGGTLCKAAEALKKHGAKRVFAYATHPVFSGNAVENLSNCDIDEVVVTDSIPLDPAMKNTGIVTQLTLSGMLSEALRRVSNEESISAMFEY, encoded by the coding sequence AAGCTTTTTGCTGGTAATGCAACACCAGAGTTAGCCCGAAAAATCGCCGACAGACTCTATATCAAATTAGGGGAGGCGGACGTAGGCCGCTTCAGTGACGGTGAAATAAGTGTCCAAATCAACGAAAACGTACGCGGTGCCGACGTTTTCATCATTCAGTCCACCTGTTCACCTACCAACGACAACTTAATGGAACTTATTGTCATGGTTGACGCCCTGCGTCGTGCTTCAGCAGGACGTATTACCGCAGTCATGCCATATTTCGGCTATGCCCGCCAGGATCGTCGGGTACGTTCGGCCCGGGTACCTATCACCGCTAAAGTAGTGGCTGACTTCTTGTCCAGCGTTGGTGTTGATCGCGTATTGACCGTTGATTTGCATGCCGAACAAATCCAGGGCTTTTTCGATGTTCCTGTAGATAATGTATTTGGTAGCCCTGTCCTGCTCGAACACATGATGCAACAAACCTTTAAAGATCCGGTTATGGTATCTCCTGACATCGGCGGTGTCGTGCGTGCACGGGCCATGGCTAAATTAATGGACGACGCTGATTTAGCTATCATCGATAAACGCCGACCAAAAGCTAATGAGTCCCAGGTCATGCATATTATTGGTGACGTAGCAGGCCGTGACTGCATCATGGTTGATGATATGATTGACACTGGCGGCACGCTTTGCAAAGCAGCTGAAGCATTGAAAAAACATGGTGCTAAACGTGTTTTTGCATACGCTACTCACCCGGTATTCTCTGGTAACGCAGTGGAGAATTTAAGTAACTGTGATATCGATGAAGTCGTAGTTACCGACAGTATTCCGCTCGATCCAGCTATGAAAAATACTGGTATCGTTACTCAGCTAACACTAAGCGGTATGCTTTCTGAAGCATTACGCC